From a region of the Butyrivibrio sp. AE3004 genome:
- a CDS encoding beta-L-arabinofuranosidase domain-containing protein, with protein MNNYYMTVPLSSVELTDRYCDEAFNIEVNNMLLLNPDRLLAGFWEVAGRIAGLDEASINTLMKGEKRYGGNWEDGLIGGHTLGHYITALAQAFASPALDDEKRKKVSERLDYILDALKECQKLVKGTGEEGFIFGAALPTKEFRDNPVLQFDNVEQGFDHPFEKAWVPWYTTHKILSGLNASFKIAGKNIGLEVANDFGMWIARRALSWSEEINRTVLGIEYGGMNDCLYELYQINEDLKKKGSSLYHCDFEMFKAAAHRFDEIPLFEKVLLSGKNTLNNFHANTTIPKFVGALARYETDAGETKYLEYAESFFDMVVSKHTYVTGGNSEDEHFGEDDILDGERTNVNNETCNTYNMLKFSRRLFAETGKKKYLDYAERTFINAILASQNHETGFTTYFQPMATGYQKVFNTLDGNFWCCTGTGYENFTKLQDGIYFENEKELIIALYISSEYKTEDYDIAVSCDFSSSPDVRINVAPREGKKITKDLCLSIPTWVKDAPEVKKQGEILKIEERGGFLIIPANMLEDGCELSVSLPMGITCHNLQDGKDTYAFMYGPYVLSARLGVAKMKTRGHGISVVVADRKAVDTDEVVITSEKSVDDFIMNIESYLVKRDGEMEFDLKGTDRELVFTTHYNQYRESYGIYWKFKTV; from the coding sequence ATGAATAATTATTATATGACAGTACCTCTTTCATCTGTGGAGCTGACAGACAGATATTGTGATGAGGCATTTAATATTGAAGTTAACAACATGCTGCTTCTTAATCCGGACAGATTACTCGCAGGCTTTTGGGAAGTGGCAGGCCGTATAGCCGGTTTGGATGAAGCATCCATAAACACCCTTATGAAGGGAGAAAAACGATATGGCGGAAACTGGGAGGATGGTCTTATAGGAGGACATACCCTTGGACACTACATTACCGCATTGGCTCAGGCTTTTGCTAGTCCCGCCCTTGATGATGAAAAAAGGAAAAAGGTATCAGAGAGACTCGACTATATTCTTGATGCATTGAAGGAATGTCAGAAGCTTGTTAAAGGAACCGGAGAGGAAGGCTTTATTTTCGGAGCGGCACTTCCGACAAAGGAATTTCGTGATAACCCGGTTCTTCAGTTTGATAACGTGGAGCAGGGCTTTGATCATCCTTTTGAAAAGGCATGGGTTCCGTGGTATACAACCCATAAAATATTAAGCGGTTTAAATGCTTCTTTTAAAATTGCAGGTAAAAATATCGGACTGGAAGTCGCAAATGACTTTGGAATGTGGATTGCAAGAAGAGCTCTGTCATGGTCAGAAGAAATAAACAGGACTGTTCTCGGAATAGAATACGGCGGAATGAATGACTGTCTCTACGAGCTTTATCAGATAAATGAAGATTTAAAGAAAAAGGGCAGCAGTTTGTATCATTGTGATTTTGAAATGTTTAAGGCTGCAGCTCATCGCTTTGATGAGATTCCCCTCTTTGAGAAGGTGCTTTTGTCCGGTAAAAATACTCTTAACAATTTTCATGCAAATACAACAATTCCCAAGTTTGTGGGAGCTCTTGCAAGATATGAGACGGATGCCGGGGAAACGAAGTATTTGGAATATGCTGAGAGCTTCTTCGACATGGTTGTTTCAAAACATACATATGTTACAGGAGGAAACAGTGAGGATGAGCACTTCGGTGAGGATGATATTCTTGACGGTGAACGGACAAACGTTAATAACGAAACCTGTAATACCTACAATATGCTGAAATTTTCAAGAAGACTTTTTGCCGAGACGGGAAAAAAGAAATACCTTGATTACGCTGAGAGAACTTTTATAAACGCAATTCTTGCTTCACAAAACCATGAAACAGGTTTTACCACATATTTTCAGCCTATGGCTACAGGTTATCAGAAGGTGTTCAATACTCTGGACGGTAATTTCTGGTGTTGTACAGGAACAGGTTATGAGAACTTTACCAAGCTGCAGGACGGCATCTATTTTGAAAATGAAAAAGAGCTGATCATTGCTTTATACATTTCTTCTGAATATAAAACGGAAGACTATGATATAGCTGTAAGTTGTGACTTTTCATCTTCTCCCGATGTCAGAATTAATGTAGCTCCTCGTGAAGGTAAAAAAATTACAAAGGATCTGTGCCTGAGTATTCCTACATGGGTAAAAGACGCACCTGAAGTAAAGAAGCAGGGTGAAATTCTGAAGATAGAAGAAAGAGGAGGATTTTTGATTATTCCGGCGAATATGTTAGAGGATGGATGCGAACTCTCAGTAAGCTTACCTATGGGGATCACCTGTCATAATCTACAGGACGGAAAGGATACCTATGCATTTATGTACGGACCATATGTGCTTTCTGCAAGGCTTGGAGTAGCAAAAATGAAGACCAGAGGACATGGAATTTCTGTTGTTGTAGCTGATAGGAAGGCTGTGGATACAGATGAAGTGGTTATTACTTCCGAAAAGAGTGTAGATGATTTTATCATGAATATAGAGTCTTATCTTGTAAAGAGAGATGGCGAGATGGAATTTGATCTTAAAGGAACCGACAGAGAGCTTGTGTTCACAACCCATTATAATCAGTACAGAGAAAGCTACGGCATTTATTGGAAATTTAAAACAGTGTAG
- a CDS encoding starch-binding protein, whose protein sequence is MRRGKYVVKRLMSVLLGASLAMGAPGSALVSVASEAEGMESAELFDGETDLNREESESDETATGENESQAGKNETQAECFGEQTDNFKEEEIQKFENLENPESDEKTADEENADNTAETPDQGIEENAETTSDVDNSEVPSSDASADNMEDTSAVKESENKDDPETADATDEDAESKKQAAKDKQKHEKENINNSASVNRESIHDGTILHAFCWSFNTIKENMQAIADAGFTAIQTSPANACLDTHPALSLRGDLNGTDGMWYYHYQPTDWTLGNYQLGTRQEFMEMCNEADKYGIGIIVDILPNHTTPTDEAISQNMIDAVGGWDNLFHKDYKAGMDYNNRGSVTYNAMGGLYDVDTENTDFQDYFYAYLNDCINCGADGFRIDTAKHIALPDDPVPSNYSEDAGRNNFYPNMAAAIDAYSEETGNGKNYSNLFVYGEVLQGDGDRLAAYQQYIGGTTASNYGGTIRSAIAGNNVSAGKLSGYGIYDETNYKADSNRLVTWVESHDNYINDESYKTLDDKDTIEAWAVIAARKDGTPLFFSRPRGSSAENPFGDNIIGITGNDLFKSPEVTAVNKFRTSMKGKGETLSNPGGDVHVLMIERGDEKAEGAVLVNTASYPVAISGETTLADGNYVNTVEGKTDLFSVKEGKIDGIIQQESVVVLTKATDEAYTAVHFNNSNNWKNVLAYIDDNETPVIALSENDGWFRINVASENFKIAFTDGNEKTAFYDIEGGKESFVTPEKTDVFESKKDADTALGLVTDSVYFFNTELWGATNIYSWFDDPFVPVTGEWPGKNTYDDGGYWIRADLKLPKERADDKYNVIFNTEGTQTANISVTGDKKYIVLNGKNDQGQWNVLQFASKAEAEDALGISANSTTVYFYNKNEWDEVYAYTWEAYSFGEWPGTACENEGEGWWKVTVPAAAGANFKIIFNNNNNGKQTGDLVIRDIKNRFVVGNRIYGSKEEALNPPDEEDFVVTPAYPEGTPVTRIYYYDDNDWGRVDAYIWGGVENKYNDALGKWPGTRMYSEKNGWYYTDVPTEAMEGGSLHLILNNMGSGQLEDKIIDDTTNVFFNTTKTIGYGSKELAIEGKDKTEEPGKEDPEEPGKEDPEEPGTEEPGKENPEQPGTEEPGKEEPEQPGTEEPGKEEPEQPGTEEPAKENPGTPVKEETKETVNTKPEGTATTPDTPSKEEKEKPSVTVPETTPAKVETEKAVSVTGVKLDKHKVKIGKTGTYKLTADILPADATDKEVTWSSSDNSIAEVSAEGLIKAKKKGSCIITVTTKDGGFKDDCKVTVTKKVKVEGVKLNKSKKTLTEGKTFALKATLKPKKATISDVKWSSSDKNVATVDENGVVTAVSKGTATITVTTVEGNYKATCKISVKKPKTKKIKKTNTQKVKKAKKK, encoded by the coding sequence ATGAGAAGAGGTAAATATGTAGTAAAACGGTTAATGTCCGTTTTACTTGGGGCATCTCTTGCCATGGGAGCACCCGGATCTGCCCTTGTTTCTGTGGCAAGTGAGGCAGAAGGCATGGAGTCTGCAGAGCTTTTTGACGGGGAGACTGATCTCAACCGGGAAGAGAGTGAAAGTGACGAGACTGCGACAGGGGAAAATGAGTCACAGGCAGGGAAAAATGAGACACAGGCTGAATGCTTCGGGGAACAGACAGACAATTTCAAAGAGGAAGAAATACAAAAATTTGAAAATTTAGAAAACCCTGAAAGTGATGAAAAGACAGCAGATGAAGAGAATGCTGATAATACTGCAGAGACACCAGATCAAGGCATAGAAGAAAATGCTGAAACAACATCTGACGTAGACAATTCTGAAGTACCATCATCTGATGCATCTGCAGATAACATGGAAGATACTTCTGCTGTAAAGGAATCTGAGAACAAGGATGATCCGGAAACTGCGGATGCTACTGATGAAGATGCAGAGTCAAAGAAGCAGGCAGCTAAGGATAAGCAAAAGCACGAAAAGGAAAATATCAATAACAGTGCAAGTGTGAATCGTGAATCTATTCATGACGGAACAATTCTCCATGCTTTTTGTTGGAGCTTTAATACTATAAAGGAAAATATGCAGGCAATTGCAGATGCAGGTTTTACAGCAATTCAGACATCACCTGCAAACGCATGCCTTGATACACACCCTGCATTATCACTAAGAGGTGATCTTAACGGAACCGACGGAATGTGGTATTACCACTATCAGCCTACAGACTGGACTCTCGGTAACTATCAGCTCGGAACAAGGCAGGAGTTTATGGAAATGTGTAACGAGGCTGATAAGTACGGGATCGGTATCATTGTGGACATTCTTCCGAACCATACAACACCTACCGACGAAGCCATTTCACAGAATATGATCGATGCTGTCGGCGGATGGGATAATCTTTTTCACAAGGATTATAAAGCTGGAATGGATTACAACAACAGAGGCAGTGTTACCTACAATGCAATGGGCGGCCTATACGATGTTGATACCGAGAACACAGATTTTCAGGATTATTTCTATGCGTATCTTAACGATTGCATCAACTGCGGCGCAGACGGATTCAGAATTGATACGGCGAAGCATATAGCACTTCCTGATGATCCGGTTCCTTCAAACTACTCTGAGGATGCGGGCAGAAATAATTTCTATCCCAATATGGCAGCAGCAATTGATGCATATTCGGAGGAAACAGGAAACGGAAAAAATTATTCTAATCTTTTTGTATACGGAGAGGTCTTACAGGGAGATGGGGACAGACTTGCTGCATACCAGCAGTATATCGGCGGAACAACAGCCAGCAATTACGGAGGAACAATAAGATCTGCAATTGCCGGAAATAATGTTTCGGCAGGTAAGCTTTCCGGATACGGAATTTACGATGAGACCAATTACAAGGCTGACAGTAACAGGCTTGTGACCTGGGTTGAGTCACACGACAACTATATAAACGATGAGTCCTATAAGACACTTGACGATAAGGATACTATTGAAGCATGGGCTGTCATCGCAGCAAGAAAAGACGGAACACCGCTCTTTTTCTCAAGACCGAGAGGAAGCTCAGCTGAAAATCCTTTTGGCGATAATATTATCGGCATAACAGGAAACGATTTATTTAAATCACCTGAAGTTACAGCGGTAAACAAGTTCAGAACATCTATGAAGGGAAAGGGAGAAACTCTTTCAAATCCCGGTGGTGATGTTCATGTACTCATGATCGAAAGAGGAGATGAGAAGGCAGAAGGCGCAGTTCTTGTAAATACTGCATCATACCCTGTTGCAATTAGCGGAGAAACAACACTTGCAGACGGTAACTATGTAAATACCGTTGAAGGAAAAACCGATCTTTTCAGCGTAAAAGAGGGTAAAATCGATGGAATCATTCAGCAGGAATCTGTAGTTGTCCTCACTAAAGCAACTGATGAAGCTTATACGGCAGTTCATTTCAATAATTCAAATAATTGGAAAAACGTACTTGCATACATCGATGACAATGAGACTCCGGTTATAGCACTTAGTGAAAACGACGGATGGTTCAGAATAAACGTAGCTTCAGAAAACTTCAAAATTGCATTTACAGATGGAAATGAGAAGACAGCTTTCTATGATATAGAAGGCGGAAAAGAGTCCTTTGTAACACCTGAAAAGACAGATGTTTTTGAGTCCAAAAAAGATGCGGATACTGCACTCGGACTTGTTACGGATTCGGTATACTTTTTCAACACTGAGCTTTGGGGTGCAACAAATATCTACTCCTGGTTTGATGATCCGTTTGTGCCTGTAACGGGAGAGTGGCCAGGCAAGAATACTTATGATGATGGAGGCTACTGGATAAGAGCTGACTTAAAGCTACCCAAAGAAAGAGCTGATGATAAGTACAACGTAATTTTCAATACAGAAGGAACACAGACTGCAAATATTTCTGTAACAGGTGATAAGAAGTACATTGTTTTAAACGGTAAGAATGATCAGGGACAGTGGAATGTATTACAGTTTGCATCAAAGGCAGAAGCTGAAGATGCACTTGGAATCTCAGCAAACAGTACAACAGTTTATTTCTATAATAAGAATGAATGGGACGAGGTTTACGCGTATACCTGGGAAGCATACTCTTTTGGAGAATGGCCCGGAACTGCCTGTGAAAACGAAGGTGAGGGATGGTGGAAGGTAACTGTTCCTGCCGCTGCAGGTGCAAACTTTAAGATTATTTTCAACAATAACAATAATGGTAAGCAGACAGGTGATCTTGTAATAAGAGACATTAAGAACAGATTTGTTGTGGGTAACAGAATTTACGGTTCGAAGGAAGAAGCACTGAATCCTCCGGATGAAGAAGATTTTGTTGTAACACCTGCATATCCTGAAGGAACACCTGTTACAAGAATCTACTATTATGATGATAATGACTGGGGAAGAGTTGACGCTTATATCTGGGGCGGTGTAGAGAACAAGTATAACGATGCCCTTGGAAAATGGCCCGGAACACGTATGTACAGTGAAAAGAACGGATGGTATTACACCGACGTTCCAACTGAAGCTATGGAGGGCGGAAGCCTTCACTTAATTCTCAACAATATGGGATCTGGTCAGCTTGAAGATAAGATTATCGACGATACAACAAATGTATTTTTCAATACAACAAAAACAATAGGCTATGGGTCCAAAGAACTTGCCATTGAAGGAAAAGATAAGACAGAAGAACCCGGTAAAGAGGATCCTGAGGAGCCCGGTAAAGAGGATCCCGAGGAGCCCGGCACAGAGGAGCCCGGTAAAGAGAATCCTGAGCAGCCCGGCACAGAGGAGCCCGGAAAGGAAGAACCTGAGCAGCCCGGCACAGAGGAACCCGGAAAAGAAGAACCTGAGCAGCCCGGCACAGAGGAGCCTGCAAAAGAAAATCCCGGAACACCGGTAAAAGAGGAAACAAAGGAAACTGTAAACACAAAGCCTGAAGGAACCGCAACTACTCCTGATACACCTTCAAAGGAGGAAAAAGAGAAGCCTTCTGTAACAGTGCCTGAGACTACTCCGGCTAAAGTCGAAACAGAAAAGGCTGTTTCTGTTACAGGAGTTAAACTCGACAAGCACAAGGTAAAGATCGGTAAGACAGGAACATATAAGCTTACCGCTGATATTTTGCCTGCCGATGCTACAGACAAGGAAGTTACCTGGTCTTCAAGCGACAATAGTATTGCCGAGGTTTCTGCAGAAGGACTTATAAAAGCTAAGAAAAAGGGCAGCTGCATAATAACTGTTACAACCAAAGATGGTGGCTTTAAGGATGATTGTAAAGTTACAGTTACCAAAAAGGTAAAGGTAGAAGGAGTAAAACTTAACAAGTCAAAGAAGACTCTGACTGAAGGAAAAACCTTTGCTCTTAAGGCAACGCTTAAACCTAAAAAAGCTACTATAAGTGATGTAAAATGGAGCAGTAGTGACAAAAATGTTGCCACAGTTGATGAGAACGGTGTGGTCACAGCAGTTTCTAAGGGTACTGCAACAATTACCGTAACAACAGTGGAAGGCAATTACAAAGCAACCTGTAAAATTTCTGTAAAAAAGCCTAAGACCAAAAAGATAAAAAAGACTAATACCCAAAAGGTAAAAAAGGCTAAGAAAAAATAA
- a CDS encoding carbon starvation CstA family protein, with amino-acid sequence MISFFVCLIVLVAGYFIYGGIVDKIYGPDDRQTPAVRINDGVDFVVMPRWKLFLIQLLNIAGLGPIYGALAGAQWGTSVFLWITLGTILAGGVHDFSVGFMSMRHDGASVSELTGMYLGNIMKTIMRIFSVVLLVMVGTVFAVGPAGLIALLIGNQGGSGLLTNTTFWLALILVYYFIATFVPIDKIIGKLYPVFGICLIVMAVGVAIGIFTHGYSIPEIELSNLHPSSTPIWPMMFVSVACGAISGFHATQSPLMARCCKTEKESHMVFYGAMVCEGIIALVWAAAGSAVYARTGGLTAGLTDMLANGQAACVYDICTKTMGGFGIVLAMLGVIACPITSGDTAFRSARLVIADWFKVDQKPYLKRLYLCIPLLLAGAFISQLNYSVVWRYFSWSNQTLAMIALWTASMYLYKNASNYWITAAPATFMSAVSVTYFFCAPECLHLPVTIAYPVGIIAAIAFLGIFLFSTRKTEITDKKKDNRHGHLHTA; translated from the coding sequence ATGATAAGCTTTTTTGTATGTCTAATCGTGTTAGTTGCAGGTTATTTTATTTACGGAGGAATTGTAGATAAAATTTATGGGCCTGATGACCGGCAGACTCCGGCTGTAAGAATCAATGATGGTGTTGATTTTGTAGTAATGCCCAGATGGAAACTGTTCCTTATTCAGCTTCTTAATATAGCAGGTCTTGGCCCCATCTATGGTGCTCTTGCCGGAGCTCAGTGGGGAACATCGGTATTTCTTTGGATTACTCTCGGTACTATCCTTGCAGGTGGGGTACATGATTTTTCGGTAGGTTTTATGAGTATGCGTCATGACGGTGCCAGTGTATCAGAGCTGACCGGTATGTATCTCGGAAATATCATGAAGACCATAATGCGTATTTTCAGCGTAGTTCTCCTTGTTATGGTCGGTACTGTCTTTGCGGTAGGCCCCGCAGGTCTTATTGCACTTCTTATCGGTAATCAGGGCGGAAGCGGACTTTTGACAAACACCACATTCTGGCTTGCTCTTATTCTTGTTTACTATTTTATTGCAACCTTTGTTCCGATAGATAAGATCATCGGAAAACTTTATCCGGTATTCGGAATTTGCCTTATTGTTATGGCGGTTGGCGTTGCAATCGGAATTTTTACACATGGATATTCAATTCCGGAAATTGAACTATCAAACCTTCATCCCAGTAGCACACCTATATGGCCTATGATGTTCGTATCGGTTGCCTGCGGTGCTATTTCAGGATTCCATGCAACACAGTCACCTCTTATGGCTCGTTGCTGCAAGACTGAAAAAGAAAGTCACATGGTATTCTACGGTGCAATGGTTTGTGAAGGAATAATCGCTCTTGTATGGGCTGCAGCAGGTAGCGCAGTTTATGCAAGAACCGGTGGACTTACAGCAGGGCTTACGGATATGCTTGCAAACGGTCAGGCAGCATGCGTATATGATATCTGCACAAAGACAATGGGCGGCTTTGGTATTGTTCTTGCTATGCTCGGCGTTATCGCTTGCCCTATAACATCAGGTGATACAGCATTCCGTTCAGCAAGACTGGTTATCGCAGACTGGTTTAAGGTTGATCAGAAGCCTTACCTTAAGAGACTTTACCTTTGCATACCGCTTCTTCTTGCAGGTGCATTCATCAGTCAGTTAAATTACAGCGTTGTTTGGAGATACTTTAGCTGGTCCAACCAGACACTTGCTATGATAGCTCTTTGGACAGCATCAATGTATCTTTATAAAAATGCAAGCAACTATTGGATTACAGCTGCTCCCGCAACCTTTATGTCAGCAGTTTCGGTCACATATTTCTTCTGTGCACCCGAGTGCCTGCATCTTCCTGTAACTATTGCTTACCCTGTGGGAATTATTGCTGCTATTGCATTCCTTGGAATATTTTTATTCAGTACAAGAAAGACGGAGATAACAGACAAAAAAAAAGATAACAGACACGGACATTTACATACAGCATAA
- a CDS encoding LytR/AlgR family response regulator transcription factor, translated as MTRILIADDERPARSELRFLLEKIIKELNRPDAEIMEAGSGAAAMELANKYTFDICFLDIELGDMKGTKLAELVKQKEAETAIVFVTAYESYALSAFELDAVDYVMKPFDEERIKKTTSKLMKRNIGAKKMPGPFALPAGDHMEVVIADSISYIEAVHKGAKVHCHKEVYFSGDPLIDWEKKLVSAGDQFVRVHKSFIVNLNACEALVPDYNNGYACKLKECDVTIPISRNMIHEIREHFCM; from the coding sequence ATGACACGAATTTTAATTGCCGATGATGAAAGACCTGCAAGAAGTGAGCTCAGGTTTTTACTCGAAAAAATAATTAAGGAACTTAACAGACCGGATGCGGAGATCATGGAAGCCGGAAGCGGAGCTGCTGCTATGGAACTGGCAAATAAGTATACCTTCGATATCTGTTTTCTGGACATAGAGCTTGGAGATATGAAGGGAACAAAGCTTGCGGAGCTGGTAAAACAGAAGGAAGCTGAAACGGCTATTGTTTTTGTGACTGCTTATGAAAGCTATGCCTTAAGTGCTTTTGAGCTTGATGCCGTAGACTATGTAATGAAGCCCTTTGATGAAGAGCGCATTAAAAAAACTACATCTAAGCTCATGAAGAGAAATATAGGTGCAAAAAAGATGCCGGGACCTTTTGCTCTTCCCGCAGGTGATCATATGGAAGTTGTGATCGCAGACAGTATAAGTTATATAGAAGCGGTACATAAAGGTGCAAAGGTTCACTGTCATAAGGAGGTATATTTTTCAGGAGATCCTCTTATAGATTGGGAGAAAAAGCTTGTGAGTGCCGGTGATCAGTTTGTGAGAGTGCATAAAAGTTTTATCGTGAACCTTAACGCCTGCGAAGCGCTTGTTCCCGATTATAATAATGGCTACGCCTGTAAGTTGAAGGAATGTGATGTGACGATTCCTATAAGCAGAAACATGATTCACGAAATAAGGGAGCATTTTTGCATGTAA
- a CDS encoding helix-turn-helix domain-containing protein — protein MTKAKPKKVQNKLIVFPREQLFRYLRSGKFVALSSDWKHENLPLLIDYELIVVTEGTLFLRYMDEDFTVSAGEYLILPPSKSKRSGFKKAYCSFYWSHFTVDMKTLPARITQDEAYVYERAGCFLIPQTAPVPRLEKMVVQMKQLQDLERNNYPDITLNAAITSIVAELFGQLISEIPRNLDPIGNNQIYSDIADYIRRNISENIKIRDIADAFGYSPKYLSHLFSVVSGSSLKQFIMSQKIETASYLLTDTDKTISEIAASLGFSDMHNFSRSFKKVTGLSPTAYRNTYSKRLLYHV, from the coding sequence ATGACTAAAGCAAAACCAAAAAAAGTTCAGAATAAACTAATTGTATTTCCAAGAGAACAGCTTTTTCGTTATTTAAGATCAGGAAAGTTTGTCGCTCTTTCCTCTGATTGGAAGCATGAAAATCTGCCTCTGCTTATTGACTATGAGCTGATAGTTGTAACAGAGGGCACATTGTTTCTTCGATATATGGATGAAGATTTTACGGTATCCGCAGGAGAATATCTCATTCTTCCTCCAAGTAAAAGTAAAAGAAGCGGCTTCAAAAAAGCGTATTGCTCCTTCTATTGGTCACATTTCACGGTTGATATGAAAACCTTGCCTGCAAGAATTACTCAGGATGAAGCTTATGTTTATGAGAGGGCAGGCTGTTTTCTTATACCTCAAACTGCGCCCGTCCCCAGACTTGAGAAGATGGTAGTACAAATGAAGCAGCTTCAGGATCTTGAAAGGAACAACTACCCGGACATAACTTTAAACGCTGCGATAACTTCAATTGTAGCTGAGCTTTTCGGGCAGCTGATTTCAGAAATACCAAGAAATCTTGACCCCATAGGCAATAATCAGATCTATTCCGATATCGCTGATTATATAAGGCGGAATATCTCAGAGAACATCAAGATCAGGGATATTGCGGATGCTTTCGGTTACAGCCCCAAATATCTCTCGCATCTTTTCAGCGTTGTAAGCGGAAGTTCCCTAAAGCAGTTCATTATGTCTCAGAAAATAGAAACAGCCAGCTATTTACTCACTGATACCGATAAAACCATTTCTGAGATTGCCGCTTCACTAGGTTTCTCAGATATGCACAACTTTTCGCGGAGCTTTAAAAAAGTGACGGGTCTTTCTCCGACTGCCTACCGTAATACCTATTCAAAAAGACTTCTCTACCACGTTTAA
- a CDS encoding LytS/YhcK type 5TM receptor domain-containing protein: MELYYSMVANIGFLVLIANVLVRIPVITQMICEDKDDTFISKIVLGTIFGGFCIFSTCTGAQVQGAIPNTRVLGALAGGMLFGPTVGILAGFIGAVQRYLFDINGVTSFACALSTFMEGVLGAVIYSFFRKKNIDFEWYFLVVITAACECLHMVNLLIFVHPFDLSLSIVKIIALPMVVFNAIGMVLFFSVFEDIYTRQNLIAADKMRLALSIADACILNIRKSSVTDEDFMEMEKTIGGFSRCRDVFFLPYNRKNRLLESEYEFSDSFIDNMEERCSTEITYRKGKGLLGIRQSLVASGAKVTMGSETWGYLVLVFERRYSSPEAAECLVSALAKFFTTNYEAYQVEYQKKMRERAEFRVLQSQINPHFLFNSLNTISCFCREKPDYARELLLALSVYFRHNLNSSNDYMIDIAAEFEQVDAYLMLEKARFEERLRIEKHIEDDIHVQVPTLILQPIVENAIKHGAMKREVGKVKIEAGMEGEELVIKISDNGHGIPEQVLRAFNDKSTKGKYGLLNVDGRLRSIYGEKYGLVIDSSTEGTTVTIRIPPKTLL; the protein is encoded by the coding sequence ATGGAGCTATACTATAGCATGGTTGCTAATATTGGATTTCTTGTTCTTATAGCCAATGTTTTAGTCAGAATTCCCGTAATCACACAGATGATCTGTGAAGACAAAGACGATACCTTTATTTCGAAGATTGTGCTTGGTACAATCTTTGGCGGCTTTTGCATTTTTTCAACATGTACCGGTGCCCAGGTTCAGGGTGCCATACCTAACACCAGAGTTCTGGGTGCCCTTGCGGGAGGTATGCTTTTTGGACCGACTGTAGGAATTCTTGCCGGTTTTATCGGGGCGGTTCAACGCTATCTGTTTGACATAAATGGTGTTACATCCTTCGCATGCGCACTTTCGACTTTTATGGAAGGCGTTCTCGGTGCTGTGATATACAGCTTTTTCCGTAAAAAGAACATAGACTTTGAATGGTATTTTCTTGTGGTGATCACAGCTGCCTGCGAGTGCCTTCACATGGTAAACCTTTTGATTTTTGTGCATCCCTTTGACCTTTCACTTTCCATAGTAAAGATTATTGCTCTCCCCATGGTGGTATTTAACGCTATAGGGATGGTACTGTTTTTCTCTGTTTTTGAGGATATTTATACGAGGCAGAATTTGATTGCAGCTGACAAGATGAGGCTTGCGCTCAGCATTGCCGATGCCTGTATCCTGAATATAAGAAAAAGCAGCGTAACAGATGAAGATTTTATGGAAATGGAAAAAACAATCGGAGGCTTTTCAAGATGCAGGGATGTTTTCTTTTTGCCCTACAATAGGAAAAACAGACTCCTTGAAAGTGAGTACGAATTTTCGGATTCCTTTATTGATAATATGGAAGAACGTTGCTCAACGGAGATAACTTATAGAAAGGGTAAAGGTCTTTTGGGGATCAGACAGTCCCTTGTGGCATCGGGGGCGAAGGTTACCATGGGAAGCGAGACCTGGGGATATCTGGTGCTTGTATTTGAAAGAAGATACTCCTCACCTGAAGCAGCTGAATGTCTTGTCTCTGCACTTGCTAAATTTTTCACCACAAACTATGAAGCCTATCAGGTAGAATATCAGAAGAAGATGAGAGAGCGTGCGGAATTCAGAGTTTTGCAGTCTCAGATAAATCCTCATTTTCTGTTTAACAGTTTAAATACCATATCCTGTTTTTGCAGGGAAAAGCCTGATTATGCAAGGGAACTGCTGCTCGCACTTAGTGTCTATTTCAGACATAATCTTAATTCCAGTAATGATTACATGATTGACATAGCTGCCGAATTTGAGCAGGTCGATGCTTATCTTATGCTTGAAAAGGCACGCTTTGAGGAACGGCTCCGGATTGAAAAGCATATTGAGGATGACATTCATGTGCAGGTTCCCACACTTATTCTTCAGCCCATAGTGGAGAATGCAATAAAGCATGGCGCAATGAAACGTGAGGTTGGAAAAGTCAAGATAGAAGCAGGCATGGAGGGTGAGGAGCTTGTAATAAAAATATCCGATAACGGGCATGGAATACCGGAGCAGGTACTCCGCGCTTTCAATGATAAATCGACAAAAGGTAAATACGGCCTTTTGAATGTTGACGGAAGGCTTCGAAGCATTTACGGAGAAAAATACGGGCTGGTAATTGATTCATCTACAGAGGGAACAACGGTAACTATACGGATTCCACCCAAAACATTACTGTAA